From the Iodobacter fluviatilis genome, one window contains:
- the hisG gene encoding ATP phosphoribosyltransferase: MITIALSKGRIFEETLPLLAAAGIVPSEAPESSRKLIIGTNMEDVRLIIVRATDVPTYVQYGAADLGIAGKDVLLEHGGAGLYLPLDLDIAKCRLMVAVQNGFDYEGAVKQGARLRIATKYTECAREHFANKGVHVDLIKLYGSMELAPLVGLADAIVDLVSTGSTLKANNLMAVEDIREISSRLVVNQAALKLKHSKLQPIIDAFAATVAARQAA, from the coding sequence ATGATCACCATCGCGCTATCCAAAGGTCGTATCTTCGAAGAAACGCTGCCCCTGTTGGCCGCAGCAGGAATTGTCCCTTCTGAAGCGCCAGAATCCAGCCGCAAGCTGATTATTGGCACCAATATGGAAGACGTCCGGCTGATTATTGTCCGTGCAACCGATGTGCCCACCTATGTGCAATACGGTGCAGCAGATTTAGGCATTGCCGGTAAGGATGTGCTGCTAGAGCATGGTGGCGCTGGCCTTTATCTGCCGCTGGACTTAGATATCGCCAAATGCCGGCTGATGGTGGCCGTGCAAAATGGGTTTGATTACGAAGGCGCGGTAAAACAAGGCGCCCGTTTACGCATCGCCACAAAATACACCGAATGCGCGCGCGAACACTTCGCCAATAAGGGCGTGCACGTCGATTTAATCAAGCTCTACGGCTCGATGGAGCTGGCCCCGCTGGTTGGCCTTGCAGATGCCATCGTCGACCTCGTATCCACGGGCAGCACGCTCAAAGCCAATAATCTGATGGCCGTAGAAGACATCCGAGAAATCAGCTCCCGCCTTGTGGTAAACCAAGCTGCGCTGAAGCTTAAACACAGCAAACTCCAGCCGATTATTGATGCCTTTGCAGCAACTGTGGCGGCAAGGCAAGCAGCCTGA
- a CDS encoding DUF4870 domain-containing protein: protein MLIFNPKPAPEEQDNKPRLPSQNEKGAAALAHLAGVFWLPILPMAVLALMIPLIVLQFARVHSDYVEQHAISACNFQLLMGCLYALAMLAGFIVHSPLPLWWIAIGSAIFALWEGAKAINGWPSKYPVSLKLFK, encoded by the coding sequence ATGCTGATTTTCAATCCCAAACCCGCCCCGGAAGAACAAGACAATAAGCCACGCCTGCCTTCGCAAAATGAAAAAGGTGCAGCCGCTTTAGCCCACCTTGCAGGCGTATTCTGGCTCCCCATCCTGCCGATGGCGGTACTGGCCCTGATGATCCCCCTGATCGTGCTGCAATTTGCCCGTGTGCATTCTGACTATGTAGAGCAACACGCCATCAGCGCATGTAATTTTCAGCTGCTGATGGGCTGCCTGTACGCCCTTGCGATGCTGGCTGGCTTTATTGTGCACAGCCCGCTGCCACTTTGGTGGATTGCCATTGGCTCAGCTATTTTTGCCCTGTGGGAAGGTGCAAAAGCCATCAACGGCTGGCCATCCAAATACCCCGTCAGCTTAAAGTTATTTAAGTAA
- the murA gene encoding UDP-N-acetylglucosamine 1-carboxyvinyltransferase, whose translation MDKLKITGGTPLAGEISISGAKNAALPILCASLLTAGTLRLTNVPQLADVKTTQKLLQGMGVRVMTDNVHEYEITANEVTTLIAPYELVKTMRASILVLGPTLARFGEAQVSLPGGCAIGARPVDQHIKGLQAMGAEIVIEHGYVKATGKLKGARIVCDMVTVTGTENLLMAATLADGITIIENAAREPEVVDLADCLIKMGAKISGHGTDTITIEGVAELHGAEHAIVPDRIETGTFLIAAAVAQGKLVLRNTRADIMEAVLEKLREAGAYIEAGDDWIAIDMKQRPKAVNIRTMPYPAFPTDMQAQFMLLNCVAEGTGVITETIFENRFMHAPELIRMGAKINTEGNTAIVTGVEKLEGATVMATDLRASASLVIAGMIASGETIVDRIYHLDRGYEHIERKLSAVGAQIERIS comes from the coding sequence ATGGACAAATTAAAAATTACTGGCGGCACCCCGCTGGCTGGTGAAATTTCTATCTCTGGCGCAAAAAACGCTGCATTACCTATTTTATGTGCCAGCTTACTGACAGCAGGCACTTTACGCCTAACCAATGTTCCCCAGCTTGCAGACGTAAAAACCACGCAAAAATTGCTGCAAGGCATGGGCGTGCGCGTCATGACCGATAACGTACACGAGTACGAAATCACCGCCAATGAAGTCACTACCCTGATCGCGCCTTACGAGCTGGTAAAAACCATGCGCGCATCGATTCTGGTGCTAGGGCCTACATTAGCCCGCTTTGGCGAAGCTCAGGTTTCTCTGCCAGGTGGCTGCGCCATTGGTGCCCGCCCGGTTGATCAGCACATTAAAGGCCTGCAAGCCATGGGTGCTGAGATTGTGATCGAGCACGGCTATGTAAAAGCCACTGGTAAGCTGAAAGGCGCACGCATTGTTTGCGATATGGTTACCGTAACCGGTACTGAAAATCTGCTGATGGCCGCCACTCTGGCAGACGGCATCACGATTATCGAAAACGCAGCGCGTGAACCCGAAGTCGTCGATCTGGCAGATTGCCTGATCAAAATGGGCGCAAAAATCAGCGGCCACGGCACAGATACCATTACCATCGAAGGCGTGGCCGAGCTGCACGGTGCAGAACACGCCATCGTGCCGGATCGCATTGAAACCGGTACTTTCCTGATTGCCGCAGCTGTGGCGCAAGGCAAGCTGGTATTACGCAATACCCGTGCCGACATCATGGAAGCCGTGCTAGAAAAACTGCGCGAAGCGGGTGCTTATATCGAAGCTGGCGATGATTGGATCGCCATTGATATGAAGCAACGCCCTAAGGCCGTAAATATCCGTACCATGCCCTACCCTGCTTTTCCAACCGATATGCAAGCGCAGTTTATGCTGCTGAACTGTGTAGCGGAAGGCACGGGCGTGATCACCGAAACCATTTTTGAAAACCGCTTTATGCACGCACCCGAGCTGATCCGTATGGGCGCTAAAATCAATACCGAAGGCAATACAGCCATTGTGACCGGTGTTGAAAAACTAGAAGGTGCCACCGTGATGGCCACCGACCTGCGCGCATCAGCATCCTTAGTGATCGCAGGCATGATTGCCAGTGGTGAAACCATTGTTGATCGTATCTACCATCTGGATCGCGGTTACGAACATATCGAGCGCAAACTGTCTGCTGTTGGCGCCCAAATCGAGCGGATTTCCTGA
- a CDS encoding BolA family protein has translation MTPESVQALLTDRLSATAVEVTGDGHHFYARIASPRFEGLGLLARHRLVKDAVKPEIDSGELHALSLEKTLTPAEWAERVV, from the coding sequence ATGACTCCCGAATCAGTACAAGCCTTACTTACCGATCGCCTCAGCGCCACTGCGGTTGAAGTAACAGGCGATGGTCATCATTTTTATGCGCGTATCGCATCCCCCCGCTTTGAAGGCCTTGGCCTGCTGGCCCGCCACCGTTTAGTAAAAGACGCGGTTAAACCAGAAATTGATTCGGGTGAATTACACGCCCTGTCGCTGGAAAAAACGCTCACGCCAGCCGAATGGGCAGAGCGTGTAGTGTGA
- a CDS encoding ABC transporter permease — translation MQGFYTLFYKEVLRFWKVAFQTVAAPVLTALMYLLIFAHVLDSHVEPYPGVQYTAFLIPGLVMMSVLQNSFANSSSSLIQSKVTGSLIFALLPPLSHMEFFLAYMLAAMVRGLVVGAGVLLVTMWFNLPAFAHPLWILVFALTSSALMAALGILAGIWAEKYDQLAAFQNFLIMPLTFLSGVFYSIHSLPAFWQGVSAWNPIFYMIDGFRYGFFGVSDVSPWHALAVAALSLVIVGSAAYALIKSGYKLRQ, via the coding sequence ATGCAAGGTTTTTACACGCTGTTTTACAAAGAAGTACTGCGCTTTTGGAAAGTTGCTTTTCAAACCGTAGCAGCGCCTGTGCTCACTGCGCTGATGTACCTGCTGATTTTTGCCCATGTACTCGACAGCCATGTCGAGCCCTATCCTGGCGTGCAATACACCGCTTTTCTGATTCCGGGCCTGGTGATGATGTCGGTGCTGCAAAACAGCTTTGCCAATTCATCCTCCAGCCTGATTCAATCCAAAGTGACTGGCAGCCTGATTTTTGCCCTTTTGCCACCGCTTTCACATATGGAGTTTTTTCTTGCCTATATGCTGGCGGCCATGGTGCGCGGGCTTGTGGTGGGTGCGGGCGTTTTATTAGTCACCATGTGGTTTAACCTACCGGCTTTTGCTCATCCGCTGTGGATTTTAGTCTTTGCACTGACCAGCTCGGCACTGATGGCTGCCCTAGGCATTCTGGCGGGCATCTGGGCAGAAAAATATGACCAGCTGGCTGCATTTCAAAATTTTCTGATTATGCCGCTGACGTTTTTATCCGGCGTGTTCTATTCCATTCACAGCCTGCCTGCCTTCTGGCAGGGCGTATCGGCCTGGAACCCAATTTTTTATATGATTGACGGTTTTCGCTACGGCTTTTTTGGCGTAAGCGATGTATCGCCATGGCATGCTTTAGCCGTTGCAGCGCTTTCTTTAGTGATTGTAGGCAGCGCTGCCTACGCATTGATTAAATCTGGTTACAAATTAAGGCAATAA
- a CDS encoding ABC transporter ATP-binding protein, whose translation MSAIVFESVAKQFGDFHALKGVSFTVEQGDFFALLGPNGAGKTTLISALAGLSRPTSGHISVMGFDVQKDYREARRAVGIVPQELVFDPFFTVRETLTFQSGYFGLRNNGDWIDEILANLGLTDKANTNMRALSGGMKRRVMVAQALVHRPPVIVLDEPTAGVDVELRKTLWDFIRRLNSDGHTIVLTTHYLEEAETLCNRIAMLKKGELISLENKDTLMSRGAARELFIKIKPAVLPASLAPLLICERDNGFELKLADCKDLEAILTELRNNSVQLRDIEVGKADLETIFVDMMSGS comes from the coding sequence TTGAGCGCAATTGTTTTTGAATCAGTAGCCAAGCAATTCGGCGATTTCCATGCCCTGAAAGGCGTGAGCTTTACGGTAGAGCAGGGTGATTTTTTTGCCCTGCTGGGCCCCAATGGTGCCGGTAAAACCACGCTGATCTCTGCCCTGGCAGGCTTATCCCGGCCCACATCCGGGCATATTTCTGTGATGGGCTTTGATGTTCAGAAAGACTACCGTGAAGCCCGCCGGGCGGTAGGCATTGTTCCGCAAGAGCTGGTCTTCGATCCCTTTTTTACCGTACGCGAAACGCTGACATTTCAATCCGGCTATTTTGGCCTGCGCAATAATGGCGACTGGATTGACGAGATTCTCGCTAATCTGGGCCTTACCGACAAAGCCAACACCAATATGCGGGCCTTATCCGGCGGCATGAAGCGCCGTGTGATGGTGGCACAAGCCTTGGTGCACCGCCCGCCCGTCATCGTACTGGATGAGCCCACCGCAGGTGTGGACGTAGAGCTGCGCAAAACACTATGGGATTTTATCCGCCGCCTTAATAGCGACGGCCACACCATTGTGCTGACAACGCATTATTTAGAAGAAGCCGAAACCCTGTGCAATCGCATCGCCATGCTAAAAAAAGGCGAGCTGATTTCCCTTGAAAACAAAGATACGCTGATGAGCCGCGGTGCGGCACGCGAGTTATTTATCAAGATTAAGCCTGCCGTACTGCCCGCATCCCTTGCCCCGCTGCTGATTTGCGAGCGTGACAACGGCTTTGAGCTCAAACTTGCAGATTGCAAAGATCTGGAAGCCATCCTAACCGAGCTCAGAAATAACTCGGTTCAGCTCAGAGATATCGAAGTAGGCAAGGCCGATCTGGAAACGATTTTTGTCGACATGATGTCTGGCAGCTAA
- a CDS encoding MlaA family lipoprotein — protein sequence MRRLLPFFALLLGACATPQNNYDPIEPVNRGIYAFNNTIDKAVVKPAAEAHEKYSPGPVKQGASNFFDNIDDFFASFGALLQGKGSEAGHSMGRVLVNTTLGMFGLVDWASDMGLKKSDEDIGQALGSWGMGSGPYLMIPFRGPTTLRDSSDLAVRFFADPLDIWDGTQELSTQVIRYGAWGIEQRRQLLPLDQLINSQADPYAYIRDAYLQRRYFRVWDGNPPKPLQLGPTDEELDAIDAAKEQRANASAASAPASLPASAVAGVAP from the coding sequence ATGCGCCGTCTTCTTCCTTTTTTTGCCCTCCTGCTTGGCGCATGTGCGACGCCACAGAATAACTACGACCCTATCGAGCCTGTGAATCGCGGTATTTATGCGTTTAACAACACGATAGATAAAGCTGTTGTTAAACCCGCCGCTGAAGCTCACGAAAAATACTCACCTGGCCCTGTTAAGCAGGGTGCGAGTAATTTCTTTGACAATATCGATGATTTTTTTGCATCGTTTGGTGCACTGCTCCAAGGCAAAGGCAGCGAAGCGGGCCACAGCATGGGCCGTGTATTGGTTAACACCACACTAGGCATGTTTGGCTTAGTCGACTGGGCCAGCGATATGGGCCTCAAAAAAAGCGACGAAGACATTGGCCAGGCTCTGGGCAGCTGGGGAATGGGTTCTGGTCCCTATTTAATGATTCCTTTTCGTGGCCCAACCACGCTCAGAGACAGCAGCGATTTAGCGGTACGCTTCTTTGCTGATCCATTAGATATCTGGGATGGCACCCAAGAGCTAAGCACTCAAGTGATTCGCTATGGCGCATGGGGCATAGAACAGCGCCGCCAGCTGCTGCCGCTGGATCAGCTGATTAATTCACAAGCCGATCCCTACGCCTATATACGCGACGCCTATCTGCAGCGCAGATACTTCAGAGTATGGGATGGCAATCCTCCCAAGCCTCTGCAATTAGGCCCAACAGACGAAGAGCTGGATGCGATTGATGCTGCGAAAGAGCAGCGTGCAAATGCATCTGCTGCAAGCGCACCTGCCAGCCTGCCAGCAAGCGCTGTTGCCGGGGTAGCCCCTTGA
- a CDS encoding STAS domain-containing protein has translation MKTFQPNGVLTLESASRQLATLPSLGQGEQLNVDLSQITAADSSAVALLLHWMRTAQKQGAELQFSGVPEGLAGLIRLYEVDILLPLSKQI, from the coding sequence ATGAAAACATTTCAGCCCAATGGGGTGCTTACGCTTGAATCCGCAAGCCGCCAGCTCGCCACATTGCCCAGCTTGGGGCAAGGCGAGCAGCTGAATGTAGACTTAAGCCAAATCACAGCAGCAGATTCCAGTGCAGTTGCACTGCTCCTGCACTGGATGCGCACTGCCCAGAAGCAAGGGGCAGAATTGCAATTCTCCGGAGTACCAGAGGGGCTGGCCGGTTTAATTCGCCTCTACGAAGTAGATATTCTTTTACCACTGAGTAAGCAGATATAA
- a CDS encoding MlaC/ttg2D family ABC transporter substrate-binding protein: MKKWILALSMGFIATCSLAAPVESPELIVKNVSRDVLEIIRKNDKDQLKARDLVDTRVAPLADYNRMTMLAVGRNWKTATPEQQQALTREFRTMLVRTYFSALSIYKNAQVDVKGTRAGNDSSEMVVLTEVSLPGQKPIPLDFSFEKTEAGWKTYDIAVDGISFINNNRNQFNAIIRKDGLDGLIKQLSDRNNAQRNASK, translated from the coding sequence ATGAAAAAATGGATCCTCGCCCTCTCAATGGGTTTTATCGCCACCTGCAGCCTTGCCGCGCCAGTTGAATCGCCAGAATTAATTGTAAAAAATGTCAGCCGTGATGTGCTGGAAATCATCAGGAAAAACGATAAAGATCAGCTGAAAGCCAGAGATTTAGTCGACACACGGGTTGCGCCGCTGGCTGACTACAACCGTATGACCATGCTGGCCGTCGGGCGCAACTGGAAAACAGCAACGCCGGAACAACAGCAAGCTTTAACACGCGAATTCCGTACCATGCTGGTTCGCACTTACTTCTCTGCGCTGTCTATCTACAAAAACGCACAGGTTGATGTAAAAGGCACGCGCGCGGGTAACGACTCCAGTGAAATGGTCGTACTGACCGAAGTCAGCCTGCCAGGCCAAAAGCCTATCCCGCTTGATTTTAGCTTTGAAAAAACCGAGGCAGGCTGGAAAACTTACGACATCGCTGTCGATGGCATTAGTTTTATTAATAATAACCGTAATCAGTTTAATGCCATCATTCGTAAAGATGGCCTTGATGGCCTCATCAAACAATTATCTGATCGCAACAACGCACAGCGTAACGCCAGCAAATGA
- the mlaD gene encoding outer membrane lipid asymmetry maintenance protein MlaD gives MKRGMIDFWVGLFAAAGIAALLFLSLRVSSQTTLPASNSYELTANFDNVGGLKVRAPVKSAGVLVGRVSSITLDTERYVARVKLDMDSRYHFSKDASAEILTSGLLGEQYIGVTSGADDKMLQAGNSFTITSSAIVLEQLISRVLFNKAETAAEK, from the coding sequence ATGAAAAGAGGCATGATTGATTTCTGGGTAGGTCTGTTTGCCGCTGCAGGCATTGCCGCCTTGCTGTTTTTATCTTTGCGCGTCAGCAGCCAAACTACTTTACCAGCGTCCAACAGCTACGAGCTTACGGCTAATTTTGACAATGTAGGCGGGCTTAAAGTACGAGCCCCTGTAAAAAGTGCCGGGGTTTTGGTTGGCCGTGTGAGTAGTATCACTCTGGATACAGAGCGTTACGTTGCACGGGTGAAGCTGGATATGGATAGTCGCTATCATTTCAGCAAAGATGCTTCTGCTGAAATCCTCACCTCGGGCCTTTTGGGTGAACAATACATCGGCGTAACATCCGGCGCAGACGACAAAATGCTTCAGGCTGGAAATAGCTTCACCATTACTTCTTCAGCCATCGTGCTGGAGCAATTGATCAGCCGGGTGCTGTTTAACAAAGCAGAAACCGCTGCTGAGAAATGA
- the mlaE gene encoding lipid asymmetry maintenance ABC transporter permease subunit MlaE codes for MLNYLFNAISKFGRPFSNIIIKLGFACRFMLAILRHSPTSLLRFQLTMREIWFAGVLSVLIIAVSGLFVGMVLALQGFDTLQRFGATESLGILVALSLVRELGPVVGALLFASRAGSAITAEIGLMKATEQLAAMEMMAVNPIARVVAPRFWGGVISMPLLAAMFSAMGIFGGYLIGVKLLGLDEGAFWSQMQSAVDFRQDVINGVIKSVVFGIAISLIAVFEGYDAPPTAEGVSGATTRTVVTSSLVILALDFVLTAFMFRGI; via the coding sequence GTGCTTAATTATCTGTTTAATGCCATCTCAAAATTTGGCCGGCCGTTCAGCAACATCATCATCAAGCTGGGCTTTGCCTGCCGCTTTATGCTGGCTATCCTGCGTCATTCCCCTACCTCCTTGCTCAGGTTTCAGCTTACAATGCGTGAAATTTGGTTTGCAGGGGTACTCTCTGTATTGATTATTGCGGTATCAGGCCTGTTTGTAGGCATGGTATTGGCCCTGCAAGGTTTTGATACGCTGCAGCGCTTTGGTGCAACCGAATCGTTGGGCATTTTAGTTGCACTGTCTTTGGTCAGGGAGCTAGGGCCTGTGGTGGGGGCTTTACTGTTTGCCAGCCGTGCGGGCTCGGCCATTACCGCAGAAATTGGCCTAATGAAAGCCACAGAACAACTGGCTGCAATGGAAATGATGGCCGTTAACCCCATCGCCCGCGTCGTTGCACCGCGTTTCTGGGGGGGCGTGATCTCTATGCCTCTGCTGGCGGCCATGTTTAGTGCAATGGGTATTTTTGGCGGCTATCTGATTGGGGTAAAGCTGCTTGGCCTGGATGAAGGCGCTTTTTGGTCGCAAATGCAAAGCGCTGTGGATTTTCGCCAAGATGTGATCAACGGCGTGATCAAGAGCGTGGTATTTGGTATTGCCATCTCACTCATTGCCGTCTTTGAAGGGTATGATGCGCCGCCCACCGCTGAGGGCGTATCTGGAGCAACAACCCGTACGGTTGTGACCAGCTCACTTGTCATTCTGGCGCTGGACTTTGTGCTCACCGCCTTTATGTTCAGAGGAATTTAA
- a CDS encoding ABC transporter ATP-binding protein: MPSSLVQFENVSFAYGERPVLTDVSLSIKPGQVVAIMGGSGSGKTTILKLIGGQIQPHLGKLTVAGEDVGRMNEASLYKMRKKLGMLFQFGALFTDLSVFDNVAFPLRERSNLPESMIRDLVLMKLNAVGLRGVSDQMPSELSGGMARRVALARAIALDPAVMLYDEPFTGLDPISLATIGQLIRNLNDALGTASVIVTHDVEESLSIVDYVYFLADGKIVAEGTPEQVRSSTHPFVKQFINGETDGPVPFHKPALPYASDLGLEPRRA; the protein is encoded by the coding sequence ATGCCTTCCTCGCTGGTCCAGTTTGAGAATGTGAGCTTTGCTTACGGTGAACGTCCGGTGCTTACCGATGTCTCACTGAGCATCAAGCCCGGCCAGGTCGTTGCCATCATGGGTGGATCCGGCTCGGGCAAAACCACCATCCTCAAGTTGATTGGCGGGCAAATTCAGCCCCATCTGGGCAAGCTGACGGTTGCCGGAGAGGATGTGGGCAGGATGAACGAGGCCAGTCTTTACAAAATGCGTAAAAAACTGGGCATGTTGTTTCAGTTTGGCGCACTTTTTACTGATTTATCTGTATTCGATAACGTGGCTTTTCCACTCAGAGAGCGCAGCAATCTGCCCGAATCCATGATTCGTGATTTAGTGCTGATGAAACTAAATGCCGTGGGCTTACGCGGCGTCAGTGATCAGATGCCATCAGAGCTGTCTGGCGGTATGGCAAGGCGTGTGGCATTGGCAAGGGCAATTGCACTTGACCCTGCTGTGATGCTTTATGACGAGCCATTTACGGGTTTAGATCCCATTTCGCTCGCCACTATCGGCCAGCTGATCCGTAATTTAAATGATGCCCTTGGCACGGCATCGGTGATTGTGACGCACGATGTTGAAGAATCGCTGTCGATTGTGGACTACGTCTATTTTCTGGCTGACGGCAAAATAGTGGCCGAAGGTACGCCTGAGCAAGTTCGTTCATCAACTCACCCTTTTGTAAAACAGTTTATCAATGGGGAAACAGACGGCCCTGTGCCTTTCCACAAACCCGCTCTCCCCTATGCCAGCGATCTGGGATTGGAGCCTCGCCGTGCTTAA
- a CDS encoding ExeA family protein, with the protein MYLEHFGLNEPPFRITPHPEFFFVGAERGATLDALIYAVLAGEGLVKVVGEVGSGKTMLCRVLIERLPASVDSVYIANPAMKPDELMLMIAEDLGIVCDATYTSGRVRDLQAALLERFATGRQVVILIDEAHAMPTESLEAVRLLSNLDHGHHKLLQIVLFGQTELDARLASQDLRQLRERITHVFQLAPLKAKDIESYIDFRMRTAGYRGPALFQAEALTSIYRASEGLTRRINILADKALMAAFCQSQHSITAKHVSAAVKDSAFKSVKKRTGWGWIVLSVGLAGGVWAGLMQAANPPAQAVVASTPLASASSPETLVPEVPLSAALRQKLTESRQKMNRAEASETAVMLLVTSQSKTAELEKFLVQAALLLPQEQLLIYPAEVRGNKGWGLVYGLFPDKNSAKAAMATLPESLRKNKPILRTVGGMRDELWNL; encoded by the coding sequence ATGTATCTGGAACACTTTGGCTTAAACGAACCCCCTTTTCGGATTACGCCACACCCTGAGTTTTTCTTTGTTGGGGCTGAGCGGGGCGCTACTCTGGATGCTTTGATATATGCCGTCCTAGCCGGAGAAGGCTTGGTTAAAGTGGTGGGGGAAGTCGGAAGTGGCAAAACCATGCTGTGCAGGGTATTGATCGAACGTTTACCTGCCAGTGTAGACAGCGTTTATATCGCCAATCCCGCCATGAAGCCGGATGAATTAATGCTGATGATTGCTGAGGATTTGGGCATTGTTTGCGATGCAACATACACCAGTGGCAGAGTAAGGGATTTGCAGGCCGCTTTACTCGAGCGTTTTGCCACAGGGCGGCAGGTGGTCATTCTGATCGATGAAGCCCATGCCATGCCAACAGAAAGCCTAGAGGCAGTCAGGCTGCTTTCAAATCTGGATCATGGTCACCACAAGCTATTGCAAATCGTATTATTTGGGCAAACCGAGCTGGATGCGCGTTTAGCCAGCCAAGATTTACGCCAATTACGTGAGCGGATTACCCATGTATTTCAGCTTGCACCACTTAAAGCAAAAGATATTGAATCTTATATCGATTTTCGGATGCGCACGGCAGGGTATCGTGGCCCTGCGTTATTTCAAGCCGAGGCGCTGACGTCTATTTACCGTGCTTCGGAAGGATTAACCCGGCGGATAAATATTCTGGCAGATAAAGCTTTAATGGCTGCATTTTGCCAGAGCCAGCATTCCATTACAGCAAAGCACGTAAGCGCAGCGGTGAAAGACAGCGCTTTCAAGTCGGTTAAAAAGCGCACCGGTTGGGGATGGATTGTGCTGTCTGTGGGGCTGGCTGGAGGCGTATGGGCGGGCCTGATGCAAGCCGCAAACCCGCCAGCTCAGGCGGTAGTGGCATCAACACCCCTGGCATCAGCCAGCAGCCCGGAAACCTTGGTCCCTGAAGTGCCGCTTTCTGCAGCTTTGCGGCAAAAACTGACTGAATCCAGGCAAAAAATGAATCGGGCGGAGGCGAGCGAAACGGCGGTTATGCTGCTGGTGACTTCTCAATCAAAAACAGCTGAATTAGAAAAATTCTTGGTACAGGCCGCTCTGTTATTGCCCCAGGAGCAATTATTAATTTATCCCGCTGAAGTCAGGGGTAATAAAGGCTGGGGCCTAGTTTATGGTCTTTTCCCTGATAAAAACAGCGCCAAGGCCGCAATGGCCACTCTGCCGGAATCACTCAGAAAAAATAAGCCTATTTTACGCACGGTGGGGGGGATGCGGGACGAATTGTGGAATCTGTAA